A genomic region of Microbacterium schleiferi contains the following coding sequences:
- a CDS encoding DUF3000 family protein — protein sequence MTGDLLSGVAFDDVAAAIRETTFRDDLTVREISAPSGLAPHALALAADVRPEASGEDSAYGTGRFILLHDPDEPAQWNGSWRIVCFAQAPLEPEIGMDALLAEVTWSWLTDALQAHSATYHSPSGTATKTLSKGFGTLAEEGDGAQIELRASWTPTANLGAHVEAWAELVCMLAGLPPGSEQIATVTSRRVSRG from the coding sequence GTGACCGGAGACCTTCTGTCGGGGGTGGCGTTCGACGACGTGGCCGCGGCGATTCGCGAGACCACCTTTCGCGACGACCTCACGGTCCGCGAGATTTCAGCCCCCTCGGGGCTCGCTCCTCACGCGCTGGCGTTGGCAGCGGATGTGAGACCCGAAGCATCAGGCGAGGACTCAGCCTACGGAACTGGTCGCTTCATCCTGTTGCATGACCCGGACGAGCCCGCCCAGTGGAACGGCTCCTGGCGGATCGTCTGCTTTGCGCAGGCGCCGCTTGAGCCCGAGATCGGCATGGACGCCCTGCTGGCCGAGGTCACCTGGTCGTGGCTCACCGATGCTTTGCAGGCACATTCCGCGACCTATCACTCCCCCTCGGGCACCGCGACAAAGACCCTCTCGAAGGGATTCGGCACTCTCGCCGAGGAAGGCGACGGCGCTCAGATCGAATTGCGGGCGTCGTGGACACCGACCGCGAACCTCGGTGCACATGTTGAGGCCTGGGCGGAGCTGGTGTGCATGCTTGCCGGGCTTCCGCCGGGTTCCGAGCAGATCGCGACAGTGACATCTCGCAGGGTGAGCCGTGGCTGA
- a CDS encoding HRDC domain-containing protein — protein MAEYTVITDAEALTAAAARLADGEGPVAVDVERASGFRYSQRAYLVQLFRRGAGVILIDPPAIGGDFSALQQAIGDTEWIFHAASQDLPSLREIGLEPPTLFDTELASRLLGRDRVGLGAVVEETLGITLAKAHSASDWSTRPLPQSWLEYAAHDVEYLIDVRDILVRQLADSGKTEFAAQEFTAVLTREPKAPREDPWRRLSGLHTVRGRRGLAIARALWLAREDLAITQDVAPGRLVPDRALVAAILADPKTKQQLAAIKEFTGRASRSELDRWWAAFEAGRADPELPPERLRGTDTMPPVRAWADRAPAADARLKAAKPAVDERAQSLQMPVENLLTPELLRRVAWAPPSVIDADTIGQSLAALGARPWQIEQTAQVIAEAFVESAQPPAEASETAS, from the coding sequence GTGGCTGAGTACACCGTCATCACCGATGCCGAGGCGCTGACCGCCGCCGCCGCCCGACTCGCCGACGGAGAGGGCCCGGTCGCCGTCGATGTCGAGCGCGCCTCCGGGTTTCGTTATTCACAGCGCGCGTATCTCGTGCAGCTCTTCCGTCGGGGTGCTGGCGTCATCCTGATCGACCCTCCGGCCATCGGTGGGGACTTCTCGGCTCTCCAACAGGCGATCGGCGACACCGAGTGGATCTTCCACGCGGCGAGCCAGGATCTGCCGTCGCTGCGTGAGATCGGCCTGGAACCGCCGACGCTCTTCGATACCGAGCTGGCGTCGCGACTGCTGGGCCGCGATCGCGTCGGCCTCGGCGCCGTCGTGGAAGAGACACTGGGCATCACTCTCGCAAAGGCCCACTCGGCATCCGACTGGTCGACCCGTCCGCTTCCGCAGTCGTGGCTCGAGTACGCCGCACACGATGTCGAGTATCTGATCGACGTGCGCGACATCCTCGTTCGGCAGCTCGCGGATTCCGGCAAGACAGAGTTCGCGGCACAGGAGTTCACCGCAGTCCTCACCCGGGAACCGAAGGCCCCGCGAGAGGACCCGTGGCGCCGACTCAGCGGTCTGCACACGGTGCGAGGACGGCGCGGCCTGGCTATCGCACGGGCGCTCTGGCTCGCTCGCGAAGACCTTGCGATCACGCAGGATGTCGCACCGGGCCGGCTTGTCCCCGACCGCGCCCTTGTCGCGGCGATCCTGGCGGACCCGAAGACCAAGCAGCAGTTGGCAGCGATCAAGGAGTTCACCGGGCGTGCGAGCCGTTCTGAACTCGACCGCTGGTGGGCCGCGTTCGAAGCAGGCAGAGCCGATCCGGAGCTCCCGCCCGAGCGGCTGCGCGGCACAGACACCATGCCGCCGGTCAGAGCATGGGCCGATCGCGCGCCCGCCGCCGACGCTCGACTGAAGGCAGCGAAGCCGGCCGTCGATGAGCGGGCGCAGTCGCTGCAGATGCCGGTCGAGAACCTCCTCACCCCTGAACTGCTTCGACGCGTCGCGTGGGCGCCCCCCTCCGTCATCGACGCCGACACGATCGGCCAGTCGCTGGCGGCGCTCGGCGCGCGGCCCTGGCAGATTGAGCAGACTGCACAGGTGATCGCCGAAGCCTTTGTGGAATCCGCTCAACCGCCGGCAGAGGCCTCGGAGACCGCTTCGTAG
- a CDS encoding thiolase family protein — protein MAEMSDVFFVDGMRTPFGRAGEKGMYWNTRADDLAVKAIIGLMERNPEVPKDRIDDVAIAATSQTGDQGLTLGRSAAILAGLPMTVPGFAIDRMCAGAMTSVTTMAGSIGFGMYDLAIAGGVEHMGRHPIGSNADPNPRFVAEKMVDPGALNMGVTAERLHDRFPQLTKERADRFGMLSQQKAQAAYDAGKIQPDLVTVAIKNADGAWGLATEDEGRRPETTMEGLASLKTPFRPHGRVTAGTSSPLTDGATMGLLASGDAVKQLGLAPKMRLVSFAFAGVEPEIMGIGPIPSTEKALQKAGLTIDDIGLFELNEAFAVQVISLLDHFGVADDDPRVNQWGGAIALGHPLAASGVRLMIQLAAQFAERPDVRYGLTAMCVGLGQGGSVVWENPHYTGKKKK, from the coding sequence GTGGCCGAGATGTCGGACGTCTTCTTCGTCGACGGTATGCGTACCCCCTTCGGGCGCGCGGGCGAGAAGGGCATGTACTGGAACACCCGCGCTGATGACCTGGCGGTCAAGGCGATCATCGGGCTGATGGAGCGCAATCCTGAGGTTCCGAAGGACCGCATCGACGACGTTGCGATCGCCGCGACCTCGCAGACGGGCGATCAGGGTCTGACGCTCGGGAGGTCGGCAGCAATCCTGGCCGGGTTGCCGATGACCGTTCCGGGCTTTGCCATCGACCGCATGTGTGCGGGAGCGATGACGAGCGTCACCACGATGGCTGGGTCGATCGGCTTCGGCATGTACGACCTCGCGATCGCCGGCGGCGTCGAGCACATGGGGCGCCACCCGATCGGATCCAACGCTGACCCCAACCCCCGCTTCGTCGCGGAGAAGATGGTCGACCCTGGTGCGCTCAACATGGGCGTCACCGCCGAGCGCTTGCACGATCGCTTCCCGCAGCTGACAAAGGAACGCGCAGACCGCTTCGGCATGCTGAGTCAGCAGAAAGCGCAGGCGGCCTACGACGCCGGGAAGATCCAGCCCGATCTGGTAACCGTCGCCATCAAGAACGCTGACGGCGCCTGGGGGCTTGCGACCGAAGACGAGGGGCGCCGCCCCGAGACGACGATGGAGGGGCTGGCATCGCTGAAGACCCCGTTCCGTCCGCATGGTCGTGTCACCGCGGGCACGTCGTCACCGCTCACCGACGGCGCCACGATGGGGCTGCTGGCCAGTGGTGACGCCGTCAAGCAACTGGGGCTTGCGCCGAAGATGCGACTGGTGTCGTTCGCGTTCGCGGGGGTCGAGCCCGAGATCATGGGAATCGGTCCGATTCCCTCGACCGAAAAGGCTCTGCAGAAGGCAGGCTTGACGATCGATGACATCGGACTGTTCGAACTCAACGAGGCCTTCGCGGTGCAGGTGATCTCACTCCTCGACCACTTCGGCGTCGCGGATGACGACCCTCGCGTGAACCAGTGGGGCGGTGCGATCGCCCTTGGCCACCCCCTGGCGGCATCCGGCGTGCGTCTCATGATCCAACTTGCTGCGCAGTTCGCCGAGCGTCCCGACGTTCGGTACGGCCTGACCGCCATGTGCGTGGGACTTGGGCAGGGCGGATCGGTCGTCTGGGAGAACCCGCACTACACCGGCAAGAAGAAGAAGTAG
- a CDS encoding 3-hydroxyacyl-CoA dehydrogenase NAD-binding domain-containing protein, which translates to MTNYDEIDFSPLDALADGEVITRSMVTDVRLASGAVLALITLDNGRDHTRPNTLGPATLKELGETLDALSARAAAGEIQAVAITGKQYILAAGADLSDVSRVPSAEIAKLIAQRGHQVLGKLSSLGVPSFAFVNGLALGGGLEIALNSTYRTVDASAAAIALPEVFLGIIPGWGGAYLLPNLIGIENALEVVISNPLKQNRVLKPQQAFDLGIMDAIFPAANYLEDSLRWADGVLTGAVKVERKNEPGKIERLTKWPIAIKMARGMLESRIGTVPRSPYAALDLLDKAKGGTKAEGFAREDDALTDLITGDQFAASMYAFDLVQKRAKRPVGAPDKALAKKVQKVGIIGAGLMASQFALLFVRKLQVPVLITDLDQARVDKGLAYIHEEIGKLEQKGRLDGDGANRLRALIHGTTDKSEYADCDFVIEAVFEEVGVKQQVFGEIEKIVPADAILATNTSSLSVEEIGEKLEHPERLVGFHFFNPVAVMPLIEIVKTPTTNEAALSTAFVVAKGLGKNAVLTADAPGFVVNRLLAKVMGEAARAVYEGTPLLTVEKAFGPLGLPMTPFQLIDLVGWKVAAHVQDTMATAFPERFYANANFHELAELPQVVEKDKNGKVTGWTKAAEKVLKPAIGTAPAGEDEILRRVQDGLAQEIHVMLDDGVVPEVEDIDLCLILGAGWPFIDGGASPYLDREGASQRVFGGTFHEPPIRGIAAT; encoded by the coding sequence ATGACCAACTACGACGAGATCGACTTCTCGCCGCTGGATGCCCTCGCCGATGGCGAGGTCATCACGCGCTCGATGGTGACCGACGTGCGCCTTGCTTCCGGCGCCGTGCTGGCCCTCATCACGCTGGACAACGGGCGGGACCACACCCGCCCGAACACCCTCGGGCCGGCGACACTCAAAGAACTCGGCGAAACCCTCGACGCTCTGAGCGCCCGCGCCGCTGCCGGTGAGATCCAGGCTGTCGCCATTACCGGCAAGCAGTACATTCTCGCGGCTGGTGCCGACCTCAGCGATGTTTCGCGGGTTCCCTCCGCAGAGATCGCCAAGCTCATCGCCCAGCGGGGGCATCAGGTGCTCGGCAAGCTTTCGAGTCTCGGCGTGCCCTCATTCGCCTTCGTGAACGGGCTTGCACTCGGTGGCGGCCTTGAGATCGCGCTGAACTCCACGTACCGCACGGTGGATGCCTCGGCCGCCGCGATCGCCCTCCCGGAGGTCTTCCTGGGCATCATCCCGGGCTGGGGCGGGGCTTACTTGCTCCCGAACCTCATCGGTATCGAGAATGCGCTTGAGGTCGTCATCTCGAACCCGCTCAAGCAGAACCGGGTACTCAAGCCGCAGCAGGCGTTCGACCTCGGCATCATGGATGCCATCTTCCCGGCGGCCAACTACCTCGAGGACTCGCTGCGCTGGGCAGACGGTGTTCTCACGGGCGCCGTCAAGGTCGAGCGCAAGAACGAACCGGGCAAGATCGAGCGCCTGACCAAGTGGCCGATTGCGATCAAGATGGCCCGCGGGATGCTCGAGAGCCGTATCGGCACGGTGCCCCGCTCCCCCTACGCCGCTCTGGACCTGCTCGACAAGGCCAAGGGCGGAACGAAGGCGGAGGGCTTTGCCCGTGAGGATGACGCGCTGACCGACCTCATCACGGGTGATCAGTTCGCGGCATCCATGTACGCGTTCGACCTGGTGCAGAAGCGCGCGAAACGGCCCGTCGGCGCGCCCGACAAGGCGCTTGCCAAGAAGGTCCAGAAGGTCGGCATCATCGGTGCCGGGCTCATGGCCAGCCAGTTCGCGCTGTTGTTCGTGCGCAAGCTCCAGGTGCCGGTGCTGATCACCGATCTCGATCAGGCACGTGTCGACAAGGGACTCGCCTACATCCACGAGGAGATCGGAAAGCTCGAGCAGAAGGGCCGTCTCGACGGGGACGGAGCGAATCGGCTCCGTGCCCTCATCCACGGCACCACCGACAAGAGCGAGTACGCCGACTGCGACTTCGTGATCGAGGCCGTCTTCGAAGAGGTCGGTGTCAAGCAGCAGGTCTTCGGTGAAATCGAGAAGATCGTCCCCGCGGACGCGATCCTCGCCACCAACACCTCATCGCTGTCGGTCGAGGAGATCGGAGAGAAGCTCGAGCACCCCGAGCGGCTCGTCGGCTTCCACTTCTTCAACCCGGTCGCGGTCATGCCGCTGATCGAGATCGTGAAGACTCCCACGACCAACGAGGCTGCTCTGTCCACCGCGTTCGTCGTTGCCAAGGGGCTCGGCAAGAACGCCGTCCTCACGGCTGACGCGCCCGGCTTTGTCGTCAACCGGCTGCTCGCGAAGGTCATGGGAGAGGCAGCTCGCGCCGTGTACGAGGGAACGCCCCTGCTCACGGTTGAGAAGGCCTTCGGCCCCCTGGGCCTGCCGATGACGCCGTTCCAGCTCATCGACCTTGTCGGCTGGAAGGTCGCCGCGCACGTTCAGGACACCATGGCTACCGCGTTCCCGGAGCGTTTCTACGCGAACGCGAACTTCCACGAACTCGCCGAACTACCGCAGGTCGTCGAGAAGGACAAGAACGGCAAGGTCACCGGCTGGACCAAGGCTGCCGAGAAGGTCCTCAAGCCGGCGATCGGAACCGCTCCCGCGGGGGAAGACGAGATCCTCCGCCGCGTTCAGGACGGGTTGGCACAGGAGATCCACGTCATGCTCGATGACGGCGTGGTCCCCGAGGTGGAAGACATCGATCTGTGTCTCATCCTCGGCGCCGGCTGGCCCTTCATCGACGGCGGCGCGTCGCCCTACCTCGACCGCGAGGGTGCATCGCAGCGCGTGTTCGGTGGCACATTCCACGAACCCCCGATCCGAGGAATCGCCGCGACCTGA
- a CDS encoding aconitate hydratase has product MSTVDSFGAKSTLTVGETDYEIFRIDSVAGYEKLPFSLKVLLENLLRTEDGANVTKEQIQALGSWNPDADPDTEIQFTPARVVMQDFTGVPCIVDLATMREAVSALGGDPAKINPLSPAEMVIDHSVIADLFGTPNALERNVEIEYERNGERYQFLRWGQTAFDDFKVVPPGTGIVHQVNIEHLAKVVYDREVDGVLRAYPDTCVGTDSHTTMVNGLGVLGWGVGGIEAEAAMLGQPVSMLIPRVVGFKLTGSIPAGVTATDVVLTITDMLRKHGVVGKFVEFYGEGVASVPLANRATIGNMSPEFGSTAAMFPIDDVTLDYLRLTGRDEQTVALVEAYAKLQAMWHDPARELAFSEYMELDLGTVVPSIAGPKRPQDRILLSEAKSQFEKDILNYATASSSESIVDLESQGSFPASDPGGEPGDEDGHVHDVLISSGGPAAASKPVKVTTPEGQSYLLDNGAVTLAAITSCTNTSNPSVMLAAGLLAKKAVDKGLERKPWVKTTLGPGSKVVTDYYESSGLDKALEGLGFYTVGYGCTICIGNSGPLIDEVSAAINDHDLAVTAVLSGNRNFEGRISPDVKMNYLASPPLVVAYALAGSMNFDFETDPLGKDQDGNDVFLKDIWPSTEEVQAVIDSSISREQFIKQYATVFDGDERWRSLPTPDAAQFEWDANSTYVRKAPYFDGMTMDLTPVSDIRGARVMATLGDSVTTDHISPAGNIKAGTPAAQYLAEHGVAQKDFNSYGSRRGNHEVMIRGTFANIRLKNELVAAVNDGQVVEGGYTRDFTQEGGPQSYIYDASMNYQDQGIPLVVFGGKEYGSGSSRDWAAKGTNLLGVKAVITESFERIHRSNLIGMGVVPLQFPTGESWKSLGLDGTEVISITGLEQLNEGVTPKTVRVTAEPSEFSPAGKQTVEFDAIVRIDTPGEADYYRNGGILQYVLRSLV; this is encoded by the coding sequence ATGTCCACCGTTGACAGCTTCGGTGCCAAGAGCACACTGACAGTCGGGGAGACCGACTACGAGATCTTCCGGATCGACTCGGTCGCCGGATACGAGAAGCTCCCCTTCAGCTTGAAGGTTCTTCTGGAAAACCTCCTTCGCACCGAAGACGGTGCGAACGTCACGAAGGAGCAGATCCAGGCGCTGGGTTCGTGGAACCCGGATGCCGATCCCGACACCGAGATCCAGTTCACGCCCGCACGCGTCGTGATGCAGGACTTCACCGGTGTTCCCTGCATCGTCGACCTTGCGACGATGCGCGAGGCCGTCAGCGCCCTCGGTGGTGATCCCGCCAAGATCAACCCGCTCTCGCCGGCAGAGATGGTGATCGACCACTCGGTTATCGCCGACCTCTTCGGCACGCCGAACGCGCTCGAGCGCAACGTCGAGATCGAGTACGAGCGCAACGGTGAGCGCTACCAGTTCCTGCGGTGGGGTCAGACGGCCTTCGACGACTTCAAGGTCGTTCCGCCCGGCACCGGCATCGTTCACCAGGTCAACATCGAACACCTCGCGAAGGTCGTCTACGACCGCGAGGTCGACGGCGTCCTGCGCGCCTATCCCGACACCTGTGTCGGCACCGACTCCCACACCACGATGGTGAACGGTCTGGGTGTCCTCGGGTGGGGCGTCGGCGGCATCGAGGCCGAGGCAGCAATGCTCGGTCAGCCCGTTTCCATGCTCATCCCGCGGGTCGTGGGCTTCAAGCTCACCGGCTCCATCCCGGCAGGCGTGACGGCGACCGACGTCGTTCTGACGATCACCGACATGCTTCGCAAGCATGGTGTCGTCGGCAAGTTCGTCGAGTTCTACGGCGAAGGCGTGGCATCCGTGCCCCTGGCCAACCGCGCGACCATCGGCAACATGAGCCCCGAGTTCGGCTCGACCGCCGCCATGTTCCCGATCGACGACGTCACGCTCGACTATCTGCGCCTGACCGGGCGCGACGAGCAGACTGTCGCGCTGGTCGAGGCGTACGCGAAGCTGCAGGCGATGTGGCACGACCCGGCGCGTGAGCTCGCGTTCAGCGAGTACATGGAGCTCGATCTCGGCACCGTCGTGCCCTCGATCGCCGGGCCCAAGCGCCCGCAGGATCGCATCCTCCTTTCGGAAGCCAAGTCGCAGTTCGAAAAGGACATCCTCAACTACGCCACGGCCAGCTCATCCGAGTCGATCGTCGACCTCGAGTCGCAGGGGTCTTTCCCCGCATCCGACCCGGGCGGGGAACCCGGCGACGAAGACGGGCACGTCCACGACGTCCTCATCTCCTCGGGAGGCCCGGCGGCGGCATCCAAGCCCGTGAAGGTGACGACTCCCGAGGGCCAGAGTTACCTGCTCGACAACGGCGCCGTGACCCTCGCCGCGATCACCTCGTGCACCAACACCTCCAACCCGTCGGTGATGCTCGCCGCGGGCCTGCTGGCCAAGAAGGCTGTCGACAAGGGCCTTGAGCGCAAGCCGTGGGTCAAGACGACGCTCGGCCCCGGCTCCAAGGTCGTCACCGACTACTACGAGTCCTCCGGCCTCGACAAGGCGCTCGAAGGCCTCGGCTTCTACACCGTCGGCTACGGCTGCACCATCTGCATCGGCAACTCCGGTCCGCTCATCGACGAAGTGTCGGCAGCGATCAACGATCACGACCTCGCCGTGACCGCGGTGCTCTCGGGCAACCGGAACTTCGAGGGTCGGATCAGCCCGGACGTGAAGATGAACTACCTGGCGTCGCCGCCGCTCGTGGTCGCTTATGCTCTCGCGGGCTCGATGAACTTCGACTTCGAAACCGACCCGCTCGGTAAGGACCAGGACGGGAACGACGTGTTCCTGAAGGACATCTGGCCCTCGACCGAAGAGGTTCAGGCGGTGATCGACTCGTCGATCTCGCGTGAGCAGTTCATCAAGCAGTACGCGACAGTGTTCGACGGCGACGAGCGCTGGCGCAGTCTCCCGACCCCGGATGCCGCGCAGTTCGAGTGGGACGCGAACTCCACCTACGTTCGCAAGGCCCCCTACTTCGACGGCATGACGATGGACCTCACCCCGGTGAGCGACATCCGCGGTGCTCGGGTCATGGCTACCCTCGGCGACTCGGTCACGACCGACCACATCAGCCCCGCGGGAAACATCAAGGCCGGAACCCCTGCCGCCCAGTACCTCGCCGAGCACGGCGTCGCGCAGAAGGACTTCAACTCCTACGGCTCGCGCCGCGGTAACCACGAGGTCATGATTCGCGGCACCTTCGCGAACATCCGCCTCAAGAACGAACTCGTCGCCGCCGTCAACGACGGCCAGGTCGTGGAGGGGGGCTACACCCGCGACTTCACGCAGGAGGGCGGCCCGCAGTCCTACATCTACGACGCGAGCATGAACTACCAGGATCAGGGCATCCCGCTCGTCGTGTTCGGCGGCAAGGAGTACGGATCGGGTTCCTCGCGTGACTGGGCAGCCAAGGGAACGAACCTGCTCGGCGTCAAGGCTGTCATCACCGAGAGCTTCGAGCGCATCCACCGCTCCAACCTCATCGGCATGGGCGTCGTGCCGCTGCAGTTCCCCACCGGGGAGAGCTGGAAGTCCCTCGGTCTGGATGGCACCGAGGTCATCAGCATCACGGGACTCGAGCAGCTCAACGAGGGCGTGACGCCCAAGACGGTGCGCGTGACCGCGGAGCCCAGCGAGTTCTCGCCCGCCGGGAAGCAGACCGTCGAGTTCGACGCGATCGTGCGCATCGACACCCCCGGTGAGGCCGACTATTACCGCAACGGCGGCATCCTGCAGTACGTCCTGCGCTCGCTCGTCTGA
- a CDS encoding DUF3159 domain-containing protein yields MSTPHTGGENASQPEESDASAASAGTEQPRVSDAVSAALGEAARRAGLDPAQDVTTGRAVWAAIGGWRGILESVLPSLAFLVLYTLTTELLLSLGASVGLALVFTVVRLLSRSSVNAALGGLIAAAVAAALALWTGRAEDNFVLGFVTNAIYGSAFLVSALVGWSLIGLAVGFLMGEGTAWRRDPRKRRVFFWLSIAWAGLFAARLIVQLPFYFAGDVTGLGTTKLLMGIPLFAPLIAVTWLVVRALYPRRTE; encoded by the coding sequence GTGAGCACTCCCCACACCGGCGGCGAGAACGCATCGCAGCCCGAGGAATCCGACGCCAGCGCGGCCTCGGCGGGAACCGAGCAGCCGCGGGTCTCGGATGCCGTGAGCGCGGCTCTCGGTGAAGCGGCGCGGCGCGCGGGCCTGGATCCCGCACAGGATGTCACGACCGGGCGAGCGGTCTGGGCTGCCATCGGCGGGTGGCGCGGCATCCTCGAATCGGTTCTGCCGAGTCTCGCGTTCCTGGTGCTCTACACGCTCACGACCGAGCTCCTGCTTTCGCTGGGCGCGTCGGTGGGGCTTGCGCTGGTGTTCACCGTGGTTCGCCTCCTTTCGCGCTCGTCGGTAAACGCCGCGCTGGGTGGACTGATTGCGGCAGCCGTCGCCGCCGCGCTCGCGCTGTGGACCGGCCGAGCCGAAGACAACTTCGTTCTCGGCTTCGTGACCAACGCCATCTATGGTTCGGCGTTTCTCGTGTCGGCGCTGGTGGGCTGGTCTCTCATCGGACTTGCCGTGGGATTCCTCATGGGTGAGGGGACCGCGTGGCGGCGGGACCCGCGCAAGCGTCGGGTGTTCTTCTGGCTCTCGATAGCCTGGGCCGGGCTGTTCGCAGCTCGACTCATCGTTCAGCTGCCGTTCTACTTCGCCGGCGATGTCACCGGGCTGGGAACGACCAAGCTCCTGATGGGCATTCCGCTGTTCGCACCCCTCATCGCTGTCACGTGGCTCGTGGTTCGGGCGCTGTATCCGCGCCGCACCGAGTGA
- a CDS encoding DUF3710 domain-containing protein, whose translation MTEQIDGSSPDGTADGIDKDAKSAPADREQSGPFDEAEARAVRPYIDLGAIKILPREGLNLRLEVEEQTKRIVAVGLDYAGSTLQVQAFAAPRSTGLWNETRDQIRAQIRQQGGRVEERQGPLGPELLAEVPVVAGTDPSAGKRIARFIGVDGPRWFLRGVVGGAAATDVDAAAQVEDLFRSIVVVRGTTPMPPRDLIPLRMPATPGSP comes from the coding sequence ATGACGGAGCAGATCGACGGCAGTTCACCGGATGGGACAGCTGACGGGATCGACAAGGACGCCAAGTCCGCGCCGGCGGACCGAGAACAGTCGGGCCCGTTCGATGAGGCAGAAGCCCGGGCGGTACGTCCCTACATCGACCTCGGTGCCATCAAGATCCTGCCCCGCGAGGGCTTGAACCTGCGCCTCGAAGTCGAGGAGCAGACCAAGCGCATCGTCGCCGTGGGCCTGGACTACGCCGGCTCCACGCTGCAGGTCCAGGCATTCGCAGCCCCGAGGTCTACCGGGCTGTGGAACGAGACACGCGACCAGATCCGCGCGCAGATCCGCCAGCAGGGCGGTCGCGTCGAGGAGCGCCAGGGCCCACTCGGACCCGAACTCCTGGCGGAAGTGCCCGTCGTGGCCGGTACCGATCCGTCGGCGGGCAAGCGCATTGCTCGCTTCATCGGCGTCGACGGACCGCGGTGGTTCCTGCGTGGCGTTGTCGGCGGTGCCGCGGCAACCGACGTCGATGCTGCAGCGCAGGTCGAGGATCTCTTCCGCTCGATCGTCGTCGTGCGCGGCACGACGCCGATGCCGCCGCGCGATTTGATTCCGCTCCGGATGCCGGCAACCCCGGGCAGCCCGTGA
- the dut gene encoding dUTP diphosphatase — MTPSVDIPIIAAHPPTYSHPGDAGADLVAAEAVRLEPGERALVGTGVRIALPEGYAAFVVPRSGLAAKHGITVVNAPGTVDAGYRGEIKVCLLNTDAREAYEIAVGDRIAQLIIMPVTIAQFLPVEELPDSVRGEGGFGSTGYVGGSVEGMGRSAAR; from the coding sequence GTGACCCCATCCGTGGACATCCCCATTATCGCCGCCCACCCGCCGACGTACAGCCACCCCGGTGACGCGGGTGCTGATCTGGTCGCCGCCGAGGCGGTGCGCCTCGAACCGGGGGAGCGGGCGCTGGTCGGTACGGGCGTTCGCATCGCGCTGCCGGAGGGATATGCCGCCTTCGTCGTTCCCCGCAGCGGTCTGGCCGCCAAGCACGGAATCACGGTTGTGAACGCGCCCGGCACCGTGGATGCGGGGTACCGAGGCGAAATCAAGGTCTGCCTTCTCAACACCGATGCGCGCGAAGCGTACGAGATTGCCGTTGGCGATCGCATCGCTCAACTGATCATCATGCCCGTGACCATCGCCCAGTTCCTGCCCGTCGAGGAGCTGCCCGACAGTGTTCGCGGTGAGGGTGGTTTCGGATCGACCGGCTACGTCGGCGGTAGCGTTGAGGGCATGGGACGGAGCGCAGCGCGATGA
- a CDS encoding DUF3093 family protein, producing the protein MATTRVHSAADYRERLGPSLWVIVSAAVVAPMAALVLAPIDTTVALTVGAAIGVIAIALLVWVSPVVRVSDGRVMAGRAWIATGYLGEPVALTGEDARFARGPGLDATAWHVIRGGIDGVVVVPVIDPDDPARAWVISSRTPDRLAAAISRAQAGR; encoded by the coding sequence ATGGCGACGACGAGAGTCCACTCCGCGGCTGACTACCGCGAACGGCTAGGGCCGTCGCTCTGGGTGATCGTGTCGGCGGCGGTGGTCGCACCGATGGCCGCCCTCGTCCTCGCCCCGATCGACACAACGGTCGCGCTGACCGTCGGAGCTGCGATCGGTGTGATCGCGATCGCGCTCCTGGTGTGGGTAAGCCCCGTCGTGCGCGTCTCTGACGGTCGCGTCATGGCGGGTCGCGCCTGGATCGCTACGGGCTACCTGGGCGAGCCCGTGGCTCTGACGGGCGAGGACGCGCGCTTCGCACGAGGCCCGGGGCTCGACGCGACGGCGTGGCACGTGATCCGCGGTGGGATCGACGGTGTCGTGGTCGTTCCCGTCATCGACCCTGATGACCCCGCGCGAGCGTGGGTCATTTCAAGCCGAACGCCAGACCGGCTGGCTGCCGCGATCAGCCGCGCCCAAGCAGGTCGCTAG
- a CDS encoding DUF4193 domain-containing protein — translation MATDYDAPRKSDDDSESIEALKERVPDKMSGSVDVDDSDNPSGFELPGADLSDLELDVVVLPPQQDEFTCASCFLVKHRSQVDHEEAAGIICKECAA, via the coding sequence ATGGCCACCGACTACGACGCACCCCGCAAGAGCGACGACGACAGCGAGTCCATCGAGGCGCTCAAGGAGCGGGTCCCCGACAAGATGTCGGGTTCTGTCGACGTCGACGACTCTGACAACCCTTCTGGCTTCGAGCTGCCCGGCGCGGACCTCTCTGACCTCGAACTCGACGTCGTGGTGCTTCCTCCCCAGCAGGACGAGTTCACGTGCGCGAGCTGCTTCCTCGTGAAGCACCGCTCGCAGGTCGACCACGAAGAGGCGGCCGGCATCATCTGCAAGGAATGCGCCGCCTGA